In Shewanella sp. MR-4, the genomic stretch TGCGCCTAAAATTAGCCGCTGTCTTAACGCGCTTCGCTTGACCTTTAACGATGAACTGTTTTATCGACGCCAGCAGGGGTTAAAACCCACTCCCCTCGCGGAAAGCTTATATGTCGCCATTTGCCAGTTTACCGATTCAGTGTATTACTTAGAGCAATCGGCACTGCAAATTCAAAATGCGGCAAGCCATGTCGAGCGTCCGCTACATATCGCCGCGAGTAATGGATTATTAAGCTTTTTAGCCCCCCAACTCTGTACACCCGAAGCAATTAGCGAACTCGGCCAAGTCAGGTTACACAAATGGCAGGAAAACACTCCTGAATTAATCCACGCAGGGGAATTAGACTTTGGGATCACCATAGAGCCGACAGATACGAAAGACTTGAATGTCTCCCGCTTAGGTTGTATTTCCAATGTGTATGTAGTGGCCTCCAGACTACATCCCCTTTGGGAAAGCCTGCAAGAAATCAGCTTAGAGCAAATCTGTCGTCATTCCTTTTTGTGCCTCGAGCTAAAAGGCTTTAATAGCCGTATTGATCCGCTAGAACTATTTTGCCAACGCCAAGGGCTG encodes the following:
- a CDS encoding LysR family transcriptional regulator; this translates as MSNPLLKQICELDVFTLLVFKSIFDNGHANSAAKALNVSAPKISRCLNALRLTFNDELFYRRQQGLKPTPLAESLYVAICQFTDSVYYLEQSALQIQNAASHVERPLHIAASNGLLSFLAPQLCTPEAISELGQVRLHKWQENTPELIHAGELDFGITIEPTDTKDLNVSRLGCISNVYVVASRLHPLWESLQEISLEQICRHSFLCLELKGFNSRIDPLELFCQRQGLLLPSIERVIDREEWYAHLLTMQSVAFCSSIDMHTVKHMPGLKLAPLPVSEQHRLHETIMPPQYFLVEKPRSHRRYSQNQCELVVSSLLTALTTNTRVTQ